One window of the Candidatus Falkowbacteria bacterium genome contains the following:
- a CDS encoding 4Fe-4S binding protein, translated as MKKNNLFRRTVQIAVFSLLIFLSLSHIKYGIEKAASIDAYCPYGAVESFLTKVSSGNYLNRIWTSSFILMAITILVTLFFGRVFCSYLCPLGALQEWLRGLGRKMGIKKDVELPAKVDKYARYLKYLVLVFVAYYSYRVGDLFFRNYDPYNALMHFGNEFEEKMFAYGILGVVAISSVFSKSWWCRYLCPMGAFLGMIKKISPFKIVRDKATCVSCGLCDKTCPANLDIKDADITDSADCISCLNCVNGCPESSLSAKVFGRAVTPKKFAIIAVAAFFIPLGAAVMTPLWQSKAPSNIVDSQGQVDVANIRGSNSLKKVIEETGVPLEVFVRELNLPANVDTSLLLKEIGLKYDLKNSEGAALETEDFREVIRKSSK; from the coding sequence ATGAAAAAAAATAATCTCTTTCGGCGAACCGTCCAAATCGCCGTTTTTTCCTTGCTGATCTTCTTGTCGTTGAGCCATATCAAATATGGCATCGAAAAAGCCGCTTCGATTGACGCCTACTGCCCTTACGGCGCCGTGGAGAGTTTTTTAACCAAGGTTTCCTCCGGCAATTATCTGAATCGTATCTGGACCAGCTCATTTATCCTTATGGCCATAACCATCCTGGTCACGCTGTTTTTCGGGCGGGTTTTCTGTTCCTATCTCTGTCCGCTGGGGGCGCTCCAGGAGTGGCTCAGGGGGCTAGGCAGAAAAATGGGCATCAAGAAAGATGTGGAGCTGCCGGCAAAGGTTGATAAATATGCCAGATATCTGAAATACCTGGTTCTGGTTTTCGTAGCTTATTATTCTTACCGGGTAGGTGATCTTTTTTTCCGGAATTATGACCCTTATAACGCCTTGATGCATTTTGGCAATGAGTTCGAAGAAAAGATGTTCGCTTACGGCATTTTGGGCGTCGTGGCCATTTCGTCTGTTTTCTCGAAGAGCTGGTGGTGCCGCTATCTTTGCCCGATGGGCGCATTTTTGGGCATGATAAAAAAAATCAGCCCTTTCAAAATCGTACGGGACAAGGCCACCTGCGTGTCTTGCGGTCTGTGCGACAAGACCTGTCCAGCGAACTTGGACATCAAGGATGCCGACATCACTGACTCGGCCGATTGCATCAGCTGCCTGAACTGCGTGAATGGCTGCCCCGAAAGCAGCTTGAGCGCTAAAGTCTTCGGCAGGGCGGTGACGCCTAAGAAGTTCGCGATTATAGCCGTAGCAGCATTTTTTATCCCGCTGGGCGCTGCGGTCATGACCCCGTTGTGGCAGAGCAAGGCCCCGTCAAATATCGTCGATTCCCAGGGGCAGGTCGATGTCGCTAACATCCGCGGGAGTAATTCGCTGAAAAAGGTGATCGAAGAGACTGGTGTGCCGCTCGAGGTTTTTGTCAGGGAATTGAATCTGCCTGCGAATGTCGACACCTCGCTTTTGCTTAAAGAAATAGGATTGAAATACGACCTCAAGAACTCAGAGGGTGCTGCGCTGGAAACTGAGGATTTCCGCGAAGTCATCCGCAAATCCAGCAAATAA
- a CDS encoding winged helix-turn-helix transcriptional regulator — MDQSLLQFIKAIGEPTRLRILRHLKNECCVGEIWKKLDLSQNLASHHLRVLKDADLISAEKRGLKVVYRLNERELARGLKRLGSYLE, encoded by the coding sequence ATGGACCAAAGTCTTCTGCAATTCATCAAAGCGATCGGTGAGCCGACCAGACTCCGTATCTTGAGGCACTTGAAAAACGAGTGCTGCGTAGGGGAAATTTGGAAAAAGCTGGATTTATCGCAAAACCTCGCCTCGCATCATCTGCGGGTGCTTAAGGATGCCGACCTAATCTCTGCTGAGAAGCGAGGCTTGAAGGTCGTTTACCGCCTCAATGAGCGGGAACTGGCCAGGGGCTTAAAGCGCTTGGGGAGCTATCTTGAATAA
- a CDS encoding DUF2892 domain-containing protein has product MLKQNENLTDRLLRGVLAEALFVVGYFWLAGAWQAVAYVLGAAMLITSVTGFCSLYLVMGVDTKKSFAAPRKYFITGLVAVLVVLPLAGSYASSFFSKKFFLEDFNYMNNYYKQALFNTGQEKRQESIDNYSQLVSAYAEFKDKYGKFRPVSLRRDKELTSDLIKVDNLIKDVETEVRSGDLKVAHTKLEEVRPLWQDIFKRNGYSMLAVALVDFHDSMEKMLDPASAGNAQGVQDAYADADSKLKAVEEEASDDEIKAIRKNLDQLLELAKGQANKDELAKQVAELKSSFVKVYLKRG; this is encoded by the coding sequence ATGTTAAAACAAAACGAAAATCTGACTGACAGGCTTTTGAGGGGGGTATTGGCCGAGGCTTTATTTGTTGTCGGCTATTTTTGGCTTGCAGGGGCGTGGCAAGCAGTCGCCTACGTCCTGGGTGCAGCCATGCTGATTACCTCCGTTACCGGTTTTTGCAGCTTGTACTTAGTCATGGGAGTGGACACTAAAAAGTCATTTGCGGCACCAAGAAAATATTTTATCACCGGATTGGTGGCAGTTTTGGTCGTGTTGCCCTTGGCGGGAAGCTACGCAAGCAGCTTTTTCAGCAAAAAGTTCTTTTTAGAGGACTTCAATTACATGAATAATTATTACAAACAGGCACTGTTTAATACTGGTCAGGAAAAGCGTCAGGAATCGATAGACAACTATAGCCAGCTCGTAAGCGCTTACGCTGAGTTCAAGGACAAATATGGAAAATTCAGACCGGTTTCATTGCGCAGAGACAAGGAGCTGACCAGCGACCTGATTAAGGTCGATAATCTGATCAAGGATGTCGAAACAGAGGTGCGGAGCGGCGATTTGAAAGTGGCGCACACTAAGCTAGAGGAAGTTCGCCCTCTCTGGCAGGATATCTTCAAGCGCAATGGCTATTCAATGCTGGCCGTCGCTTTGGTCGATTTCCACGATTCCATGGAAAAGATGCTGGACCCAGCAAGTGCCGGCAATGCGCAAGGAGTCCAGGACGCTTACGCTGACGCCGATTCGAAGCTGAAAGCGGTCGAAGAGGAGGCGAGTGATGATGAGATCAAGGCCATCAGGAAAAATTTGGATCAGTTGCTCGAACTTGCCAAGGGACAGGCAAATAAAGATGAGCTGGCAAAGCAAGTAGCAGAACTCAAATCAAGCTTCGTCAAGGTATATCTGAAAAGGGGGTGA
- a CDS encoding FAD-dependent oxidoreductase, which produces MYDIAIIGAGPAGLNASIYAARYGLKSVVVGAVTGGLAGTTHEIGNWLGVKKITGFELVQNMLDHAKSYETPIIERMVEDIKAVDGGFSLAIAGSEPIEAKAVILATGTSHRHLGLPDEAKYIGKGLSYCATCDGFFYKNKVVAVVGGNDAAAMAATYLGDIAAKVYLVYRKEPLRAEHFWQTAIANNPKIEIIYNTNLTEIVGTEKVSGIKTLNLAGKMKELTVDGVFVEIGSEPNTELFKELGVESDEQGFVKIGADGSTTAKGIWAAGDLTDGSNKFRQIVTAAAEGAIAAASISKYLKQNFK; this is translated from the coding sequence ATGTACGACATCGCAATCATCGGTGCCGGTCCTGCCGGCTTGAACGCCTCGATCTATGCCGCGCGATACGGCCTGAAGTCGGTCGTCGTCGGCGCAGTGACCGGCGGACTGGCCGGTACGACCCACGAAATCGGCAATTGGCTGGGGGTGAAAAAGATTACCGGTTTCGAACTTGTGCAGAATATGCTTGACCACGCCAAAAGCTATGAGACGCCGATCATCGAAAGGATGGTCGAAGACATTAAGGCCGTTGACGGGGGATTCAGTTTGGCGATCGCCGGTTCAGAACCGATCGAAGCCAAGGCGGTCATTCTGGCAACCGGCACTAGCCACCGGCATCTCGGGTTGCCGGATGAGGCCAAGTATATCGGCAAAGGCCTGTCTTATTGCGCGACTTGCGACGGCTTCTTTTATAAAAATAAGGTTGTGGCAGTTGTCGGCGGCAACGATGCCGCAGCCATGGCTGCCACCTATCTGGGAGATATTGCAGCAAAAGTCTACTTGGTCTACCGCAAGGAACCGTTGCGCGCTGAACATTTCTGGCAGACAGCCATCGCCAATAATCCAAAAATTGAGATCATTTATAATACTAATTTGACCGAGATAGTCGGAACAGAAAAAGTTAGCGGAATCAAGACTCTTAATTTGGCTGGTAAAATGAAGGAACTGACAGTGGATGGCGTCTTTGTCGAGATTGGTTCCGAGCCGAATACGGAGCTGTTCAAAGAGTTGGGAGTGGAGTCTGACGAGCAGGGCTTCGTGAAGATCGGTGCCGACGGTTCGACGACAGCCAAAGGTATTTGGGCTGCCGGCGACCTGACAGATGGTTCGAACAAGTTCAGGCAGATTGTTACGGCGGCAGCTGAAGGCGCAATTGCCGCCGCCAGCATTAGTAAGTATCTTAAGCAAAACTTTAAATAG
- a CDS encoding arsenic resistance protein has protein sequence MLDKILEYVQKNLFLLIVLSIAAGLSAVRLMGGIAFTPLLCLLAALLMIYPSLVPLDFKKIGSVRQHKMLVAVSLAANFIIAPLLAVVVGRIFLADEPALWLGLILLSVLPGGGMVTIWAYRSKADIALTVNIVTANLLAAIILSPFYLSAAMNKLATMAVNQPAGSCTVSEATGGIFDCAFGGAGSISPAKIALPIIFIVAIPLLLAYLTQKHYLKAGRERFETIKARYASFSNLGLLLVLFLLMSIKQNQIIFSRPDLIPKALLALLAFYGASLLLSWRLGKVVGGERGRSLVWGTYLRYITLALGLAISIVYQDPTYSLTLIVAVMAYLVQIPSSFWLANKLNNK, from the coding sequence ATGCTGGATAAAATTCTAGAGTATGTGCAGAAGAATCTGTTCTTACTGATTGTCCTTTCGATCGCGGCCGGCTTGTCGGCTGTCCGCTTGATGGGAGGCATCGCGTTTACGCCCTTGTTGTGCCTATTGGCGGCCCTGTTGATGATATACCCCTCATTGGTGCCGCTGGACTTTAAGAAAATCGGTTCGGTCCGCCAGCACAAAATGTTGGTGGCCGTTTCCTTGGCCGCTAATTTCATCATTGCGCCATTGCTGGCGGTGGTTGTCGGCCGGATATTTTTGGCTGATGAGCCGGCTTTGTGGCTGGGCTTGATTCTGCTTTCTGTCTTGCCCGGTGGCGGTATGGTGACGATCTGGGCCTATCGGTCGAAAGCGGATATAGCGCTGACAGTGAATATCGTGACCGCCAACCTGCTGGCCGCCATAATCTTGTCCCCTTTCTATCTTTCCGCGGCCATGAATAAGCTGGCGACGATGGCTGTGAATCAGCCGGCTGGCAGCTGCACGGTGTCCGAAGCTACCGGAGGCATATTTGATTGCGCTTTCGGCGGAGCGGGTTCGATAAGTCCGGCAAAGATAGCGTTGCCGATCATCTTTATCGTTGCTATACCACTGTTGTTGGCGTATCTTACGCAGAAGCATTATCTGAAAGCCGGACGAGAAAGATTCGAGACGATCAAGGCCAGGTACGCATCTTTCAGCAATCTTGGCTTGTTGCTGGTCTTGTTCCTGTTGATGTCCATCAAGCAGAATCAAATCATCTTTTCGCGTCCTGATCTGATTCCGAAAGCTCTGCTGGCTCTACTGGCTTTCTATGGCGCGAGCTTGCTCTTGTCTTGGCGCTTGGGAAAAGTTGTCGGGGGCGAGAGGGGCAGGTCGTTGGTCTGGGGGACTTATTTGCGTTACATCACCTTGGCGCTCGGTTTGGCAATTTCCATCGTTTATCAGGACCCGACTTATAGTCTGACGCTTATTGTCGCGGTGATGGCATACTTGGTGCAGATACCGAGCTCGTTCTGGTTAGCTAATAAATTAAATAATAAATAA
- the trxA gene encoding thioredoxin: MSNVITLTNENWDKEVMQTEVPVLVDFWAPWCGPCRMMAPVLDDLSFDLKGKLKIAKLDVDNPVHQAIAVKYQIQSIPALKLFKSGKVISDYIGYRDKETLTKELAAEL; encoded by the coding sequence ATGAGCAACGTAATTACTCTTACAAATGAAAATTGGGATAAGGAAGTGATGCAGACAGAAGTGCCTGTTTTGGTTGATTTTTGGGCCCCTTGGTGTGGTCCTTGTCGCATGATGGCGCCAGTCTTGGATGACCTGTCTTTTGATTTAAAAGGCAAGCTGAAGATTGCCAAGCTGGATGTTGATAACCCGGTCCATCAGGCAATTGCCGTAAAATATCAGATTCAGTCTATTCCAGCCCTAAAGCTGTTTAAATCAGGTAAGGTCATCAGTGACTATATCGGTTATCGAGACAAAGAAACCCTTACAAAGGAGTTGGCGGCAGAATTATAA
- a CDS encoding rhodanese-like domain-containing protein — translation MVKELSPNEAKSELEKGALLVDVREAYEVDQFACDVPETLVLPLSELQQRYQELPKDRELVIACAGGGRSLYAATFLVGKGYNKVANLDGGVFTWNSLGLPVKKGGGGDEKSVSSCKLWR, via the coding sequence ATGGTAAAAGAATTGAGCCCAAACGAGGCGAAGTCCGAGTTGGAGAAGGGAGCGTTGCTGGTCGATGTTCGTGAAGCCTATGAAGTCGATCAGTTCGCCTGCGACGTTCCGGAGACACTGGTGCTGCCCTTATCTGAACTGCAGCAGCGTTATCAAGAGTTGCCCAAAGACCGCGAGCTGGTTATCGCTTGCGCTGGCGGCGGCAGAAGCCTGTATGCGGCCACGTTCCTGGTTGGCAAAGGATACAATAAGGTAGCCAACTTGGATGGGGGCGTCTTTACATGGAATTCTTTGGGCTTGCCAGTCAAGAAGGGCGGTGGCGGGGATGAAAAAAGCGTCAGCAGCTGCAAATTGTGGCGTTAA
- the recG gene encoding ATP-dependent DNA helicase RecG translates to MLTLGTSIKEMSRVGELTAKKLKGLDIETVEDLLLYFPFRYDDYSQPVKINQLTPGTNACLTGQVELLQNKRSFRKHISVTEALVSDETGSVKVVWFNQPFIIKNLKEGNKISLAGKVEEDYAGPFLASPTYEKLSDDDSAVHTQGLVPNYHLTANLTQKQLRFLMKQVIGLSSRLSDWLPESIRRQNKLLTLAEAVRLIHFPRDVNDIHSAKKRLAFNELFLIQLVAQQNQRGISKSKAPSIVFDEELTKKFVANLPFTLTDAQRKAAWAILKNLEQDSPMTRLLEGDVGSGKTVVAALVALNAVANGWQSAILVPTEILAKQHFASITKLLESFDITVGLVTRSDKKLSKDDEETASDDAKKKVKKLNASAVVQQSDIIVGTHALIQEDVRFEKLGLVVVDEQHRFGVAQRQNLLEKSGIEGSSPHLLSMTATPIPRSLALALYGDLDISILDELPAGRKPIKTRIVSEEKRLLAYKFIREQIEAGRQVFVICPLIDPSDKLGVKSVNDEHEKLNKQIFPDLEVGLLHGKLKAAEKEQVMSDFASGKTKILVSTSVVEVGVDVPNATVMMIEGAERFGLAQLHQFRGRVGRSDHQSYCLLFTESNSPETLKRLEALEQHNDGFALAKIDLELRGPGEVYGQLQKGFPELKLASLFDYDLMEMAKKAVSDLLDRDPELAGSELLRSESAHWRGNIHWE, encoded by the coding sequence ATGCTAACTCTAGGGACTTCAATCAAAGAAATGAGCCGGGTGGGGGAACTGACAGCCAAAAAGCTCAAAGGCCTTGATATCGAGACGGTCGAGGATCTTTTGCTGTATTTTCCTTTTCGTTACGACGATTATAGTCAGCCGGTCAAAATCAACCAATTAACTCCCGGCACCAATGCCTGTTTGACTGGCCAGGTCGAACTTTTGCAGAATAAGCGCAGCTTTCGGAAGCACATTTCAGTAACCGAGGCGCTGGTCAGCGATGAGACCGGCTCGGTCAAAGTCGTGTGGTTCAACCAGCCATTCATCATCAAGAACCTCAAGGAGGGAAATAAAATATCGCTGGCGGGCAAGGTTGAGGAGGATTATGCCGGGCCATTCTTGGCTAGTCCGACCTATGAGAAGTTGTCAGATGATGATAGCGCTGTGCACACCCAGGGCTTGGTGCCGAATTATCATCTGACAGCCAACCTAACACAGAAGCAATTGCGCTTCTTGATGAAGCAGGTTATCGGATTATCATCCAGGCTGAGCGATTGGTTGCCGGAATCGATCAGAAGGCAGAACAAGCTGCTGACTTTGGCCGAAGCTGTGCGACTGATACATTTTCCGCGGGATGTTAACGATATCCACTCTGCTAAGAAACGCCTGGCTTTCAATGAGCTATTTTTGATCCAGCTGGTGGCGCAGCAGAACCAGCGAGGCATTTCGAAATCCAAGGCACCATCCATCGTCTTCGACGAGGAGCTTACCAAGAAGTTCGTGGCTAATCTGCCTTTTACCTTGACCGACGCCCAACGCAAGGCGGCGTGGGCGATTTTGAAGAATCTGGAGCAAGACAGTCCGATGACTCGGTTGCTCGAGGGTGATGTCGGTAGCGGCAAAACGGTCGTCGCTGCTTTGGTTGCGCTCAATGCGGTAGCCAATGGGTGGCAGTCGGCCATCTTGGTTCCGACGGAGATTCTGGCCAAGCAGCATTTCGCTAGCATCACCAAGCTGCTCGAAAGTTTCGATATAACGGTCGGCCTGGTTACGCGGAGTGATAAGAAATTGAGCAAAGATGACGAAGAGACGGCAAGCGATGACGCGAAGAAGAAGGTTAAGAAGCTGAACGCCTCAGCCGTTGTCCAGCAGTCGGACATCATTGTCGGTACGCATGCTTTGATCCAGGAGGATGTCAGATTTGAGAAGCTTGGTTTAGTGGTGGTGGATGAGCAGCACCGTTTCGGCGTGGCTCAACGGCAGAATCTTTTGGAAAAATCAGGAATTGAAGGGTCCTCCCCGCATCTTTTGTCTATGACGGCGACACCGATTCCGCGAAGCTTGGCCTTGGCCTTATATGGCGATCTAGATATTTCGATTTTGGACGAGTTGCCAGCTGGCCGGAAACCCATCAAGACTAGGATCGTGTCCGAAGAGAAGCGCTTGTTGGCCTATAAATTTATCCGCGAACAGATCGAGGCTGGACGGCAGGTATTTGTCATTTGTCCGTTGATCGACCCCTCGGACAAGCTAGGAGTCAAATCGGTCAATGATGAGCACGAGAAACTGAATAAGCAGATTTTTCCGGACTTGGAAGTAGGGCTGCTTCACGGCAAGCTCAAAGCGGCTGAGAAGGAGCAGGTCATGTCTGACTTCGCATCCGGCAAGACCAAGATTCTGGTCTCGACATCGGTGGTGGAGGTCGGCGTGGATGTGCCGAATGCCACGGTCATGATGATCGAAGGGGCTGAGCGTTTCGGCTTAGCCCAGTTGCACCAGTTCCGTGGCCGGGTCGGTAGAAGCGACCATCAATCATATTGTTTGCTGTTTACGGAAAGCAACTCGCCAGAGACCCTGAAGCGGCTTGAGGCCCTGGAGCAGCACAATGACGGCTTTGCTCTGGCCAAGATAGATTTGGAGCTGCGCGGGCCAGGCGAGGTCTATGGCCAATTGCAGAAAGGCTTTCCAGAGCTGAAACTGGCTTCGTTGTTCGATTATGATCTGATGGAAATGGCCAAGAAAGCGGTTAGCGATCTGTTGGATCGCGACCCGGAGCTGGCCGGCAGCGAATTATTGAGAAGTGAGTCGGCGCATTGGCGCGGCAATATCCATTGGGAGTGA
- a CDS encoding DNA-3-methyladenine glycosylase — MLLPKIFYDQPTLKIAQDLLGCFLVRRLPDGKTAKYMIVETEAYDGPLDKGSHASRGRTPRNQPMFETGGIAYVYFTYGMHYMLNAVTGTKDYPAAVLIRALEPSTTSSGKTDGPAKLTKTLEVDKSFNELPLYTKKHGLWIEGRAKNFILKPEDIVARPRIGINYAEEYKDKPWRFYIKNSTFISNK; from the coding sequence ATGCTGCTACCAAAAATATTCTACGATCAACCGACTTTGAAAATAGCCCAAGACTTATTGGGCTGTTTTTTGGTGCGCCGCTTACCTGACGGAAAAACCGCGAAATACATGATTGTCGAGACCGAAGCTTACGATGGGCCGCTTGATAAAGGCTCGCACGCCAGCCGGGGACGCACGCCCAGAAACCAACCGATGTTCGAGACCGGCGGCATCGCTTATGTCTATTTCACCTATGGTATGCACTACATGCTCAATGCCGTAACCGGGACCAAAGACTACCCGGCAGCCGTGCTTATTCGCGCACTTGAACCCTCGACCACAAGCTCCGGAAAAACCGATGGCCCTGCCAAGCTAACCAAAACTCTTGAGGTCGACAAATCATTCAACGAGCTTCCACTATATACCAAAAAGCACGGCCTTTGGATTGAGGGCCGTGCTAAAAACTTCATTTTAAAACCCGAGGACATCGTTGCTAGGCCTCGCATCGGCATCAACTATGCCGAAGAATACAAGGATAAGCCGTGGCGATTCTATATCAAAAACAGCACCTTCATTTCAAATAAATAA
- the radA gene encoding DNA repair protein RadA: protein MAKLSTVFVCKKCDAQFPKWSGRCTECGSWGTLEEQSLTPQEQKSQSQKPAAANIINLKEINERNFNRLSTGLAECDRVLGGGLMPDSFVLLAGEPGIGKSTLVAQLAGHLAKKQPVLYVSGEESAHQVKERLERLSIDPGTIGFLNETNVEKIVATAEESKPVVLIVDSIQTIYSFNLPSEAGSVSQIRASAVKLLELAKQKSVAVILIGHITKDGAVAGPKSLEHIVDTVLYLESETQHDYRLLRASKNRFGSVNELGVFSMTGSGFEEVVNPGGIFLEADSEHLAGAAVSCILEGTRPFLVEVQALVTKTVFGYPQRKASGFDLNRLQVLIAVLMKRAKVNLSNQDVIINVVGGLRINDPALDLAVCAAIISSLLNEPLPAQTIALGEVGLGGEVRPASKLGQRLNEAEKLGFVQAMVPAKAEGGKKIKALPVKNVDNLASFFTFK from the coding sequence ATGGCCAAACTATCAACAGTCTTCGTTTGCAAGAAATGTGACGCGCAATTTCCCAAATGGAGCGGTCGCTGCACCGAGTGCGGCTCTTGGGGCACGCTCGAAGAACAGAGCCTAACCCCCCAAGAGCAAAAGTCGCAGAGCCAGAAGCCGGCAGCTGCCAATATCATCAATCTCAAAGAGATCAATGAACGCAATTTCAATCGGCTATCTACCGGTTTGGCCGAGTGCGACCGCGTCCTGGGCGGCGGCTTGATGCCTGACTCGTTCGTCTTGCTGGCTGGCGAGCCTGGTATCGGTAAATCGACGCTGGTGGCCCAGCTGGCCGGACATCTGGCCAAAAAACAGCCGGTCCTTTATGTCAGCGGCGAGGAATCAGCCCACCAGGTCAAAGAACGGCTCGAACGGCTATCGATCGACCCGGGAACTATAGGCTTCCTCAATGAGACCAATGTCGAAAAAATTGTCGCCACTGCCGAAGAATCCAAGCCGGTCGTCTTGATCGTCGACTCAATCCAGACCATCTACTCTTTCAATCTACCCTCTGAGGCTGGCAGTGTAAGTCAGATACGCGCCAGCGCCGTCAAGCTGCTCGAACTGGCCAAACAAAAAAGCGTGGCAGTCATCCTGATCGGCCATATCACCAAGGATGGCGCTGTGGCCGGACCGAAAAGCCTTGAACACATCGTCGATACCGTCCTGTACCTCGAAAGCGAAACCCAGCATGATTACCGCCTTCTTCGGGCTAGCAAGAACCGTTTCGGCTCAGTCAATGAACTTGGCGTCTTCTCCATGACCGGCTCAGGCTTCGAAGAAGTGGTCAATCCTGGCGGCATCTTCTTGGAAGCGGACAGCGAACATCTGGCTGGGGCGGCAGTAAGCTGCATCCTTGAGGGTACGCGCCCCTTCCTGGTCGAAGTACAGGCCTTGGTCACCAAGACGGTCTTCGGATATCCTCAGCGGAAGGCTTCCGGCTTCGACCTCAACCGCCTGCAAGTCCTGATCGCCGTCCTCATGAAACGAGCCAAAGTTAATCTCTCCAACCAGGACGTCATCATCAATGTCGTCGGCGGCCTCAGAATCAACGACCCGGCCCTGGACCTGGCAGTCTGCGCCGCCATCATCTCTTCCCTTCTGAACGAACCGTTACCTGCGCAGACCATCGCCCTGGGCGAGGTCGGCTTGGGCGGCGAAGTCCGTCCGGCCTCCAAGCTAGGGCAGCGCCTGAATGAGGCGGAAAAACTCGGCTTCGTTCAGGCCATGGTCCCGGCCAAAGCGGAAGGCGGCAAGAAGATAAAAGCCCTGCCGGTCAAGAACGTCGACAACCTGGCCTCTTTCTTCACTTTCAAATAA
- a CDS encoding DsbA family protein has protein sequence MKKSIFKQKFFTPLFIASSAVAIFIFIFSVMLLRGIIFYNQPAAAEQSTSPDPYAEFQTDPFITKVPTAKDLITKPIINGSDPILGDMKSPITIIQFSDFTCSYCGSQELQIRKLMDEYPGKIKLIWKDYPEKDTASISHRAAIAGRCAASQGKFWQYHDLVFQGGSKISAESLTSIAKKLTLNMIDFNKCFKDSLTAQSINNNMIEANALGITGIPFLFVNDKEFMGEVTFAELKQTVESLLK, from the coding sequence ATGAAAAAATCCATCTTCAAACAGAAATTCTTCACCCCCTTATTCATCGCTTCATCAGCTGTTGCCATCTTCATCTTTATCTTCAGCGTCATGCTCTTGCGTGGCATCATTTTTTATAACCAACCGGCCGCGGCCGAACAGTCAACCTCCCCTGATCCATATGCCGAATTTCAGACCGACCCCTTCATTACCAAAGTGCCGACAGCCAAAGATCTTATCACCAAGCCGATCATCAACGGCAGCGACCCCATCCTCGGAGACATGAAGTCGCCCATAACCATAATCCAATTCTCAGATTTTACCTGCTCATACTGCGGTTCTCAAGAATTGCAGATCCGTAAGCTGATGGACGAATACCCGGGCAAAATCAAGCTGATTTGGAAAGACTACCCGGAAAAAGACACCGCCTCTATCTCCCACCGGGCAGCCATCGCTGGCCGCTGCGCCGCCAGCCAAGGAAAATTCTGGCAGTATCACGACCTAGTGTTCCAGGGCGGCTCCAAAATCAGCGCCGAGTCTTTGACTTCGATTGCGAAAAAGCTCACCCTGAACATGATCGATTTCAACAAATGTTTCAAAGACAGTCTGACTGCTCAATCGATCAACAACAACATGATTGAAGCTAATGCTCTTGGCATCACAGGCATCCCCTTTCTCTTCGTCAACGATAAGGAATTCATGGGTGAGGTTACTTTCGCCGAACTGAAGCAGACCGTAGAATCGTTGCTAAAATAA